In the genome of Leishmania infantum JPCM5 genome chromosome 27, one region contains:
- a CDS encoding putative proteasome alpha 7 subunit, producing the protein MAGTGSGHDQSTDVFSAEGRVFQVEYAGKAVDNSSTAVAACCKDGVVVAVEKIYTSRMLEKGSNNRIHAVDRQAGICICGLLPDGRAIVSRARQEAENSRDIFATPIRGSVLANRVGEFMHVYTTHFAYRPFGCSAIIASYADDGPQLFVSDPSGTVAGYYGVALGKAKTVAKSELEKLDFSSLTCDDAVVKLANILHDVHDKQKDKLYEVEVAWVCDKSDRMFVHVAADMVPSETSN; encoded by the coding sequence ATGGCGGGCACAGGCAGCGGCCACGATCAGTCGACGGACGTATTTTCGGCCGAAGGTCGCGTGTTCCAGGTGGAGTACGCCGGCAAGGCTGtcgacaacagcagcaccgccgttgcGGCGTGCTGCAAGGACGGCGTTGTGGTTGCGGTGGAAAAAATTTACACGAGTCGCATGCTGGAGAAAGGCTCGAACAACCGCATCCACGCCGTGGACCGCCAGGCCGGCATTTGCATCTGCGGTCTTCTCCCGGACGGGCGCGCGATTGtctctcgcgcgcggcaggaggcggagaatAGTCGCGACATTTTCGCCACCCCCATCCGCGGTTCGGTGCTGGCAAATCGCGTGGGGGAGTTCATGCATGTGTACACCACCCACTTTGCGTACCGCCCGTTCGGGTGCTCGGCCATCATCGCGTCGTATGCTGATGACGGACCGCAGCTCTTCGTTAGCGATCCCAGCGGCACGGTGGCCGGGTACTACGGCGTTGCGCTCGGCAAGGCCAAGACAGTGGCAaagagcgagctggagaagctcGACTTCTCCAGCCTCACTTGCGACGATGCGGTAGTGAAGCTGGCCAACATCCTTCACGATGTGCATGACAAGCAGAAGGACAAGCTTTACGAAGTGGAAGTTGCGTGGGTCTGCGACAAGTCGGATCGCATGTTTGTGCACGTGGCGGCTGACATGGTTCCGTCGGAAACGTCGAACTGA
- a CDS encoding kinetoplast-associated protein-like protein gives MAPTAGESKEQKPSVAVFFFAFLAVFVVCGVLLR, from the coding sequence ATGGCACCAACAGCTGGAGAGTCAAAAGAACAGAAACCTTCGGTggctgtctttttttttgcgttctTGGCTGTGTTTGTGGTGTGCGGTGTTCTGCTGCGGTGA
- a CDS encoding kinetoplast-associated protein-like protein, whose amino-acid sequence MNRRGLSNRNETKQCVNMTLSEEAQKSASMQHHTNPKHTARQQAEAEEAARQQAEAEEAARQQAEAEEAARQQAEAEEAARQQAEAEEAARQQAEAEEAARQQAEAEEAARQQAEAEEAARQQAEAEEAARQQAEAEEAARQQAEAEEAARQQAEAEEAARQQAEAEEAARQQAEAEEAARQQAEAEEAARQQAEAEEAARQQAEAEEAARQQAEAEEAARQQAEAEEAARQQAEAEEAARQQAEAEEAARQQAEAEEAVRQQAEAEEAARQQAEAEEAARQQAEAEEAARQQAEAEEAARQQAEAEEAARQQAEAEEAARQQAEAEEAARQQAEAEEAARQQAEAEEAARQQAEAEEAARQQAEAEEAARQQAEAEEAARQQAEAEEAARQQAEAEEAARQQAEAEEAARQQAEAEEAARQQAEAEEAARQQAEAEEAARQQAEAEEAARQQAEAEEAARQQAEAEEAARQQAEAEEAARQQAEAEEAARQQAEAEEAARQQAEAEEAARQQAEAEEAARQQAEAEEAARQQAEAEEAARQQAEAEEAARQQAEAEEAARQQAEAEEAVRQQAEAEEAARQQAEAEEAARQQAEAEEAARQQAEAEEAARQQAEAEEAARQQAEAEEAVRQQAEAEEAARQQAEAEEAVRQQAEARRLP is encoded by the coding sequence ATGAACCGTCGCGGTCTCTCCAACAGGAACGAAACAAAACAATGTGTAAACATGACGCTTTCCGAAGAGGCACAAAAGTCCGCCAGCATGCAGCACCATACAAACCCGAAACACactgcccgccagcaggccgaggcggaggaggctgcccgccagcaggctgaggcggaggaggctgcccgccagcaggccgaggcggaggaggctgcccgccagcaggctgaggcggaggaggctgcccgccagcaggccgaagctgaggaggctgcccgccagcaggctgaggcggaggaggctgcccgccagcaggctgaggcggaggaggctgcccgccagcaggctgaggcggaggaggctgcccgccagcaggctgaggcggaggaggctgcccgccagcaggctgaggcggaggaggctgcccgccagcaggctgaggcggaggaggctgcccgccagcaggctgaggcggaggaggctgcccgccagcaggctgaggcggaggaggctgcccgccagcaggctgaggcggaggaggctgcccgccagcaggccgaggcggaggaggctgcccgccagcaggctgaggcggaggaggctgcccgccagcaggctgaggcggaggaggctgcccgccagcaggccgaggcggaggaggctgcccgccagcaggccgaggctgaggaggctgcccgccagcaggccgaggctgaggaggctgcccgccagcaggctgaggcggaggaggctgcccgtcagcaggccgaggcggaggaggctgtccgccagcaggccgaggctgaggaggctgcccgccagcaggctgaggcggaggaggctgcccgccagcaggccgaggcggaggaggctgcccgccagcaggctgaggcggaggaggctgcccgccagcaggccgaggctgaggaggctgcccgccagcaggctgaggcggaggaggctgcccgccagcaggctgaggcggaggaggctgcccgccagcaggccgaggcggaggaggctgcccgccagcaggccgaggctgaggaggctgcccgccagcaggccgaggcggaggaggctgcccgccagcaggctgaggcggaggaggctgcccgccagcaggccgaggcggaggaggctgcccgccagcaggctgaggcggaggaggctgcccgccagcaggccgaggcggaggaggctgcccgccagcaggccgaggctgaggaggctgcccgccagcaggccgaggcggaggaggctgcccgccagcaggctgaggctgaggaggctgcccgccagcaggccgaggcggaggaggctgcccgccagcaggccgaggcggaggaggctgcccgccagcaggccgaggctgaggaggctgcccgccagcaggctgaggcggaggaggctgcccgccagcaggccgaggctgaggaggctgcccgccagcaggctgaggcggaggaggctgcccgccagcaggctgaggcggaggaggctgcccgccagcaggccgaggctgaggaggctgcccgccagcaggccgaggcggaggaggctgcccgccagcaggctgaggcggaggaggctgcccgccagcaggccgaggcggaggaggctgcccgccagcaggctgaggcggaggaggctgcccgccagcaggccgaggcggaggaggctgcccgccagcaggctgaggcggaggaggctgtccgccagcaggccgaggctgaggaggctgcccgccagcaggccgaggcggaggaggctgcccgccagcaggccgaggcggaggaggctgcccgccagcaggctgaggcggaggaggctgcccgccagcaggccgaggcggaggaggctgcccgccagcaggctgaggcggaggaggctgtccgccagcaggccgaggctgaggaggctgcccgccagcaggccgaggcggaggaggctgtccgccagcaggccgaggcgaGGAGGCTCCCC
- a CDS encoding putative flap endonuclease-1 (FEN-1), with amino-acid sequence MGILGLSKLLYDKSPNAIREQELKNFFGRRIAIDASMSIYQFIIAMKGFQDGQGLELTNEKGDVTSHLNGLFARTLRMIDEGIKPIYVFDGKPPKLKADELEMRRQKAAEAEREFEKAKDAGDDEMMEKMSKRTVRVSRDQIDESKKLLRLMGIPVIQAPSEAEAQCAELVKKGKAWAVGTEDMDALTFGSTVMLRHLNISDAKKRPIAEIHLDEVLQITGLSMGQFVDLCILLGCDYVPKVPGIGPQKAWEGIQRYGSIESFLESLDTTKHPVPADFYYKEARAFFQNPEVTPAEEINIQFSEPDEVGLIQFLVKEKLFNPDRVNKGIARLRAALTRKTQGRLDSFFTVTKVPQQTAAARAPLAGTKRPRDGKYVHVSGTLRKATSGHKKAVKK; translated from the coding sequence ATGGGAATCTTAGGTTTGTCAAAGCTGCTCTACGACAAGTCCCCAAATGCCATCCGGGAGCAAGAGCTGAAGAACTTCTTTGGGCGTCGCATCGCCATCGACGCCTCCATGAGCATTTACCAGTTCATCATTGCCATGAAGGGGTTCCAGGACGGGCAGGGATTGGAGCTCACAAACGAAAAGGGTGACGTGACATCACACCTCAACGGGCTCTTTGCCAGAACTCTCCGCATGATCGATGAGGGGATCAAGCCCATCTACGTTTTTGATGGAAAGCCTCCGAAATTAAAGGCTGACGAGCTGGAGATGCGCCGTCAGAAGGCTGctgaggcagagagggagttTGAGAAAGCGAAAGATGCTGGCGACGACGAAATGATGGAGAAGATGAGTAAGCGAACTGTGCGCGTGAGTCGAGATCAGATTGACGAGAGCAAGAAGCTTCTACGGCTCATGGGGATTCCTGTGATCCAAGCGCCTTCGGAAGCCGAGGCTCAGTGCGCAGAGCTGGTGAAGAAGGGCAAGGCTTGGGCGGTGGGCACGGAGGATATGGACGCCTTGACGTTTGGCTCCACAGTCATGCTCCGCCATCTGAACATCAGCGACGCCAAGAAGCGACCCATTGCAGAAATCCACCTCGACGAGGTGCTGCAAATAACGGGTCTGTCCATGGGCCAGTTCGTTGATCTTTGCATTCTTCTCGGCTGCGACTACGTCCCCAAGGTTCCCGGGATCGGGCCGCAAAAGGCGTGGGAGGGCATTCAACGCTATGGCAGCATCGAGTCATTTCTAGAGTCCCTTGACACCACGAAGCACCCCGTGCCTGCCGACTTTTATTACAAGGAGGCCCGCGCCTTCTTCCAGAATCCGGAGGTGACTCCCGCGGAAGAGATCAACATTCAATTTTCGGAGCCAGACGAGGTTGGGCTGATTCAGTTTCTTGTGAAGGAGAAGCTGTTCAACCCAGATCGCGTCAACAAGGGCATCGCGCGGCTGAGGGCTGCCCTCACCAGGAAAACGCAGGGACGGCTGGACAGTTTCTTCACGGTCACCAAGGTACCTCAGCAgacagccgctgcgcgtgcgccgctcgCTGGAACAAAGAGGCCGCGGGATGGAAAATATGTGCATGTCTCCGGAACTCTACGAAAGGCAACGAGCGGCCACAAAAAAGCTGTGAAGAAGTAG